One stretch of Penaeus vannamei isolate JL-2024 chromosome 7, ASM4276789v1, whole genome shotgun sequence DNA includes these proteins:
- the LOC138862137 gene encoding uncharacterized protein: MDMNSKLQAIHDWGSQWQVSFAANKTQAMVVSRSPAASDVMKDKIVMNNTALPLEDFISILGVDIDNELRFNRHVRRICKTASLKVTALRRASHLLNPQGILTLYKSQIRPHLEYASLAWSSTAPTNLNRLDKIEKRALRLIQEASNPGHIDSLEHRRDVGALTVLHKAQVQQVPHLSSLRLPPHGRERSTRTVHSNRLLVEVPRSRSSQHQRTFSARAARLWNEFTSTTDVAEMTTQQVKTAAD; encoded by the coding sequence ATGGACATGAACTCAAAACTACAAGCAATCCACGACTGGGGATCACAATGGCAAGTAAGTTTTGCCGCCAACAAGACCCAGGCAATGGTTGTATCCCGCTCCCCAGCTGCATCAGACGTCATGAAGGACAAGATCGTGATGAACAACACCGCCCTTCCACTCGAGGACTTTATTTCAATCCTCGGTGTCGACATAGACAACGAGCTCAGATTCAACAGACACGTCAGGAGGATCTGCAAAACAGCTTCTCTGAAGGTGACCGCTCTCCGACGTGCATCTCACCTCCTGAATCCTCAAGGAATACTGACGCTGTACAAGTCCCAGATCAGACCACATTTAGAATATGCCTCGTTGGCCTGGTCTTCTACTGCGCCCACCAACCTCAACAGGCTGGATAAAATAGAAAAACGGGCTCTCAGGCTTATCCAGGAAGCCAGCAACCCTGGTCACATCGACTCGCTGGAACATCGTCGTGACGTCGGGGCTCTAACGGTGCTCCACAAGGCTCAGGTGCAGCAGGTGCCTCATCTATCCAGCCTCAGACTCCCACCGCACGGCCGAGAGAGAAGTACGAGAACGGTACACTCCAATCGGCTTCTGGTGGAAGTTCCGAGGTCGCGGTCTAGCCAGCATCAGCGGACCTTCTCCGCCAGAGCAGCACGACTGTGGAACGAATTCACCTCCACCACCGATGTCGCCGAAATGACCACGCAGCAAGTGAAGACAGCGGCAGATTAG
- the LOC138862138 gene encoding uncharacterized protein has product MASLMHTPQNNSHRQLSVLSANVRGLRTNIGDIIVATETFLNAEVEPAFGKIRGYSQWQRRDRKGKNFGGVAVCYKENLQIQLLTVDLPDWLEAIFVKVMLKSNESLLLCAHYRPQWQGRTSIDFLTENLDVLQARNNCQHILIVGDLNHHLIQSAYEDLLSVHGLTDYVNFPTHILGRSLDPVITDLSEDFISCSPLGLIGTSDHLAVISHLCLTPATDEIRQRKIWLWNHADWLGMKAELQAQDWDALLVGNTNDKASSITSLLAELQEKYVPSRTYITKPGDQAWFGYRCYQASKRKYKMWQRYKANPTRYNKNLYKTACKEMTATCKWARNRWQEETKRKLTSLGAGSKEWWSLIKEHQGETREPTIPPLIKPDGTTASRNRDKADLLGSLFSRKMTVPDANRTPPEIPSVCHDQLPGLQICHTRTKVILQNLNTKKAPGSDDISPHTLRRQFGFRSSRSTADLLLLLSKNWQDALDTSQDTLVIALDIAGAFDRVWHRGLLAKLQARGISSNLLRLFSDYLTGRTMQVVIGGQSSHKYPIQASVPQGSVLGPILWNIYIDDFLGNIPKSQRMLTTVPFLLHIYVRIMTL; this is encoded by the exons ATGGCATCATTGATGCATACCCCTCAAAATAACAGCCACAGACAGCTCTCAGTTCTGTCTGCTAATGTCAGAGGCCTCCGAACCAATATTGGTGACATAATAGTGGCTACTGAAACCTTCCTGAATGCAGAGGTAGAACCTGCTTTTGGCAAAATACGAGGCTACTCACAGTggcaaagaagagacagaaaaggaaagaacttTGGAGGTGTGGCTGTATGCTACAAAGAAAATCTTCAAATTCAATTGCTAACAGTTGACTTACCAGACTGGCTGGAAGCTATCTTTGTGAAGGTCATGCTCAAGTCAAATGAGTCCCTGCTACTTTGCGCTCATTATAGGCCGCAATGGCAAGGCAGGACTTCGATAGACTTCCTAACGGAAAACTTGGACGTCCTTCAGGCTCGCAACAACTGTCAGCATATCTTAATAGTTGGGGACCTTAATCACCACCTCATTCAGTCAGCATATGAGGACCTTCTCTCAGTTCATGGGCTGACAGATTACGTGAATTTCCCGACGCATATCCTCGGCAGATCTTTAGATCCTGTAATAACGGATCTAAGTGAGGACTTTATCTCGTGCTCACCGCTCGGCTTAATAGGAACGTCAGACCACCTTGCGGTTATATCACACCTTTGCCTTACACCTGCAACTGACGAaatcagacaaagaaaaatatggcTATGGAACCACGCAGACTGGCTAGGTATGAAGGCAGAACTTCAGGCACAAGACTGGGATGCTCTCCTGGTGGGGAACACGAACGACAAAGCATCCTCCATCACCAGTCTCCTCGCCGAATTGCAGGAGAAATACGTCCCTTCGCGGACATACATCACAAAACCAGGGGATCAAGCCTGGTTTGGCTACAGATGCTATCAAGCGTCCAAGAGGAAATACAAAATGTGGCAAAGATACAAAGCTAATCCTACAAGATATAATAAGAATTTATACAAAACTGCATGCAAAGAAATGACAGCCACATGCAAATGGGCCCGCAACAGATGGCaagaggaaacgaaaaggaaactaACATCTCTGGGAGCAGGCAGCAAGGAGTGGTGGTCACTCATCAAGGAGCACCAAGGGGAAACCCGGGAACCTACAATACCTCCACTAATCAAGCCCGATGGAACAACTGCTTCAAGAAATCGGGATAAAGCTGACCTTCTGGGAAGCTTGTTTAGTCGAAAAATGACAGTGCCAGATGCCAACAGAACACCTCCAGAGATACCCTCAGTATGCCATGACCAACTCCCTGGTCTTCAAATCTGTCACACCAGAACAAAAGTGATCCTTCAGAACTTGAACACAAAGAAAGCACCAGGATCAGACGATATCAGCCCACACACGCTCCGCAG ACAGTTTGGTTTTCGTTCCTCCCGATCGACTGCTGACCTTCTTCTACTACTAAGTAAAAACTGGCAGGATGCTCTGGACACCAGTCAAGACACTCTGGTGATCGCCCTCGACATCGCCGGCGCCTTCGACCGAGTGTGGCACCGAGGGCTCCTCGCGAAACTACAAGCAAGGGGCATAAGCAGCAACCTTTTGCGGCTCTTTAGTGATTATCTCACTGGAAGAACAATGCAAGTAGTCATCGGTGGCCAGTCATCCCACAAGTACCCGATACAGGCGTCGGTACCACAGGGATCTGTACTTGGGCCAATCCTATGGAACATCTACATAGATGATTTTTTAGGGAACATCCCGAAATCTCAGCGTATGCTGACGACTGTACCATTTCTACTTCATATCTACGTAAGGATCATGACACTGTAG